The Verrucomicrobium spinosum DSM 4136 = JCM 18804 DNA segment GACCATCTCCTTTCCCTGCCCTGGTCCCACCAGCCCCCCGATGCGCAGGACGAGATCGACGCGCACCTGCTCAAGCTCACCCGCCGCGGCAAGGGCGAACGCGGCCAGCTTCTCGAGCACATCCTCGAGCGGGTCAAAGATCCTGCAAAGGTCATTGTCGCCCTGAAAGACGCTGCCTGATGTCCAGTTCCCGGCAAACCGTCAGGCCGTCCGACCGTCCGAGTGGGCAGTGTATCGCTGCCCGTGCGTCCGCACGGGGACGGCTGGCGGTCTGCGTGGAAAGACGACAAGGGCGGGTGGAAGCAAGTCACGCGGAAGGTCAAGAGTGAACTCCTCGAACTCGCACACGAAAAGGCCCGCAAGGTCCACAACGGATCCGCGAGTACGGATTTCACCCCCGATCAGATCGCACTGCTCAAGCGCGTGCTGAAGCTCGGCATCACGCACGCTGAACTCGACGGCCGGAAGGCCATGCGGAAGGCTGTCATCACCAGCCCTACCCTTGGCGAGACTATCGCCGCCATGATCAAGGCGAAGAGCGGTGCCGCGGGCGGCCGTCGGCGTTCACGACACGCTGGAGAGCCGCCTCTCCACGCTGCCCCAAGACAAGAAGATCGCCGAGGTGGTGCCAGCCGACATTGAAGCGTGGTTGGACGCCGTCCGGGCCCGCAAACTAAAACAGCGCTCCCTCCCGAACCTCCGGGCGTCCGCGGTGACACCTCATCCGGTGGGCCCAAGGCAAGGAGCTCCTGCCCCAGTGCGGGAAGACGGCTCCGGAGCAGACGGAGTACATCGAAGAAGGACGCGTCAGGAAGGAAGTGGTGATCTACACCCCCGAGGAGGCTGGCGCATCTCATCGCCGTCACGCGCTCCCTCCCAGGTGGATCCGCCTCCATGGCCCCGCTGGTCGTCATGGGAGCCTTCGCCGACCTCCGGACCGGGGAGATGGCCCCCCTGTCCGACACCAAGGAAGAAGGCGCACAGGGGGGAAAACGTCGACCGCGGCCGCGACATCATCCGCGTCCCGTCCCACGTCGCCAAGACCGGCGACGGCCGCCTGCTCCCCCTCCAGCCAAATTTAAAGGCCTGGCTCGAAGAGCTGGCAGCTCCCAAGTCAGGCCCGATGATGTCCGTGGAATTCCCCGCGGCGATGAAGTGGCTCCGGAAGCTACACCCGGGCCCGTGGAAGAAGAACGCCTGCGCCAACTCCTACGACACCTGCCGCACCGCCCAGACGCAGGACATGCCACGTGTGGCCCTGAAAATGGGCAACAGCGTGGTAATGATCAAGAAGCACTCCTTCGAGGCGAAGAGTCGGACGGGGGGAGGGGTTTAGCGCCAATGCCAGAAGTCTACTCTGATGGAGAAGAAATTTGGGGGGGAGGGGCCTCCACCCCGGGGAGCGCCCTAGTTGGCTTCAAGTCACTCGCGAAGTTTTTAACTGGGAGGGTAACGCAATCAAAACCCGCAAGTGAAGTCACTTGGCTGACAAAAGCTCGAAGATAGGGGTAAGCGATCGCTGGAGCATTCGCTTTAGCGAAATGACTTATTTTGAAATCCTCCGTGATCGCTTCCTCTGTCTCAAAGAATGCCATGTACTTTAGCAGCATGACTCCCTCAGGCTTAAGGCATTGCTCAAGATTAAACGCGACTACAAACAAGGTCGGGCGCTCGTCCAAAAAAACTGGCGCATAACGTAGTTTTTCTACAAATGTGTCCGGCGCTGGATCGTGCCGGATCTCGAGTTCACGCACCCGAGTCTGAGTGAGCCTGAAAACCATCGGCCTACGCTGCTAGTGCGAGTTGATGACAGTACTGTGGCTCAAACTCCCACTGGCCCTCAAAAAGAGGCATCGGATCTTCAGGCCAGAAATCATCCATAGGAGCTTCCAACTCGAAACCAGCTTCTTCAAGGGCGCTGACAAGTTCAAGCTTCGTCATAGAAGCCAGCTTGGCGTCCAATTCAGCGGTGAACTCTTCGATTGTCATGACTGTGGTACGGTGAGAGGAGGGGGAATGGGGCCCGTTTTAACGATCAGAATACTGCTTTTGTCAATGCATGTTTCGGGCCTAAGCACTGCAATAATACGGACGTTTGGAATGGTGGATCTAATATTATATACGCGTTCGACTTCAAATCTCGCGTTGCAATCGTTGATCACCACATCGAAGCCCAGCTGCTTTGAGAGAAACTTAATAATTTTATTATCTTCATTTTCGCCTTTTTTTAAGCTAACCTCAGCCCTGATTTTTTCGCGGGTAACATTAAGCGCCTTTTTTCCATTCTCCGTTGTAACGTCAAACGGCTTCCGCGCCCTTATGCGGACTTTGATCACCGCAAATTCGCTATATTGAATCGATGCCCTCCTGGATTGAGTAATGGCCCACTTTTCAGCCGAAGTTGCGCCATCTGAAATCGCATCACCGTAGAAGTACGCACCGGGGCCATACCAGAGATCCTTTCCATCTCGGACTTCAAACCCGTTTTCCAGGATGCTCGCAGAGTGTCTCGCATCAGTTCCATGGTACCCGTCGACTTCCATACTGAACTTGCCCAACCGCAGATTGTGGTTACACAAGCGGACAGCCCCGATAGCAGGCAGTACGGCCAAAATTGTGTTCTGGAGCAATCAATCGAATGAGCATAGGGCTCATTCTTATCCCACACCATCATGTCATGACAACAAAAAAGTCGCATCGTGGCGACTTGTTGTCCAAATCGCTCAGTTGACTGAGACGTCAAATCCACCTGAAGCTCTTTGCAAAGTTTGCAATCAGTTGCAAATTATCGAATCTCCTCGAAGTCGCATTCGCAACTCGTTGAGAATGTTTAGGGGGTGCCGATTCTCGGCTAACCGAGGAAGCCAAAAAAACGCATCCAGAATAGTCAGCGCCAGAAAGTGGCATCAACCTCAATTTGAAGTTTCAACGCATTGTCTTGAGCGCGGGTCAAAGAGTGTACTGGTGCGCGAAAAGTTGCAGGATGTGCAATTAGCAGTTGCTAACCTGTATTTAAGGATACCATAAGCGCCGACAGCCATGGCTTCTGAAATCTCACCAACTCCGATCCTCTCTGGCGAGGATGCAGCCCGGTTCTTGAGCCGGTTGGAGCGTCGTGACGGGCCAGCTTTCGCTCCTACGCCAAAATTGGCAAATGCAATCCGCCTTATCCGAGACCGAAGGGCCGCGGCTATTCGCCGTCAGAGATCCTGCGACCGGGTTTGCGCTGCAAAAGTGTAGTCATCTGCCCTTTTGCAGTTTCGATTGCGGTGATGCGGACCTTAACGAGTGGTTCCGCCAGGATGTGGTTGCGTCGACAGCTCGATTGATGACGCAAACGTATGCCCTTTTCCACGAAGGCGATACAGAAACGCTGGCGCTCGTCAGCGTGTGCAATGACGCCGTGCGCTTGGAGGATCTGCGAGACAACATAAGCATCCCCGAGGGGAAGCGTCATGACTGGCCAGCGGTGAAGATCGCTCGACTCGGAGTGTTGCGAGAGCTGCAACGGAACAACCTTGGCAGCCACGCAATAAACCTGCTGAAGCGCATGTTTATCACCGAAAATAGGACGGGATGCAGAATCATGACAGTCGACGCTTACAACAAGCGAGACGTGATCAAATTCTACAGCCGGAACGGGTTTGAGCTCCTGGTTGATCGAGACCAGGGCAATCCCACCCGAGCAATGTGGTTCGACCTTTTCAAGGTGGTCGAGGAGATGGCAATTCCCCAGTTGGCGTAGCAAGAAACCTCGCCCAGTTCCGATGTGCACTTGAGTTCAAAACTCAGGAAGGAGATTTGCAACAATTTGCAAAGTCATCGGAACTTTTCGGACTCACATTCATAACTCGTTGAGAATGTGGTGGGTTCGGTGGGGGTCGAACCCACGACCAAGAGATTAAGAGTCTCCTGCTCTACCACTGAGCTACAAACCCAATTATTTTCCAGTGGGTGGGGAGTATGCTTTGAGTTTGAAGGAATGCAAGCAGAATGTGCAACTCATTGTGAACGAAGTGGTGGGAGACGCGTTGGGGAGGCGCGGGAGGTCCATCCGGCACCTCCCGGACTGGCCCTGCCAAACCACCGCCCCCTTTTCCGCAGCAGGGTTGGAGTACCACTTTCAAGCGGAATCAGGAGGCGCGTGGCCCTTGAAGCTGCCTACGCGAAAAGTGTTCGGCCACCTTGGGGTGGCTTGGGTGTCCTCGGGAATGAATGGAAGCCATGGGACGTGCGGGAAGTGATTCCGCTTAAAAGCGGTACTCCAACCCCGGTGCGAACTTTTTACAGACACCAATGCTCACATCGCCCTGCTGATGCCTTAGCAGCAACCGCCTGCCTCACCGATCCCGCCCCACTCCCGACCTCAGGTCTTGTGTCTTGTGTCTTCCAGTCTCGTGTCTCCCGCGCAGCGGGCTCCCTACGCCGCAAAACTCTCGCCGCACGAGCAGGTCACCACGGCGTTCGGGTTCTTCACCTTGAACCCACCGCTCTGGAGGTCATCGCTGTAGTCCAACTCACTGCCGGAGACGAACAAGGCGCTCTTGGGATCGATCACCACGCGCACGTCACTGGAGATCACCATGATGTCCCGATGGGCTGGCCCATCCACCAGGTCCATCTTGTACTGCAACCCCGAGCAGCCCCCGCCCACCACCGCGATGCGCAGCGCCCCGTGCTCGGCGCGACCCTGCTTCTTCAACAGCCCCAGCAGCCTGTCCGAAGCATTCGGCAGGATCTTGATCAGCTTTTCGTTGCCAATCTTGTAGGTGGGGGCAGGGGCGGGCGCGGTCATGGAAGGCGGGGACACAAGGTACAGTAACTTGGATACGCTGGGAGGGGAGGGAGAAGTGAAAAGTGGCAAGTAAAAAGTGAAAGGTCGGGCTTCGAACTGCCTTCGTGGCCTCCGGCAGCCTCTCTACTTTTCACTTTTCACTTTCAACTTTTTACTTTCCCCTAACTCATCTGCCGCCGCAGCGATGCAAAGAAATCCGCCGCATCCTCCGCAGACAGATCCTCCTTCATATAGGCCGCGTGGTCGAAGACCTCCACGTGCTTCTTGTCCAGCTCCTTGAGGAAACTGCTGGGCATGCACGTCTGCTTCTGGCCCCACTTCATGCGATAGCGGCAGTGGCTGAGCGTGAGGCGACGCATGGCGCGGGTGATGCCCACGTAGAAAAGGCGGCGTTCCTCGTCCTTGGTGCCCTCTTCAATGGAGCGCTTGTGCGGCAGAATGCCCTCCTCCAGACCCGGCAGCCACACGATGGGGAACTCCAGCCCCTTGGACGCATGCATGGTGATCAGGCACACGCCGGTCTTCTTCGTGATGTCGTCCTTTTCCTCACGATCATCATTGAGGCTGGTCTCATCCAGGAAGTCCTGCAGGCTGCCTTTGTTGTCCCGTTCATCGAACCACGTGAGGGACTGCTTGAGCATCTTCAGGCCGATCTCCCAGTTCTCCACATCGGTGGGCGTCTTCGCCAGCTTGGCCAGGTAGTCGCGATACCCCACCTCCACGATGAGCTTCTCCGCCAGCGGGGCCAGCTCCACCATCGGCTGGGCGGCATGCGCCTTGAAAAGATCGATGAAATCGATGAAATTACCCACCAGCATCTGCATGCGTTGGGTGAGGAGCGCCTGAAAAGCAGGATCCTTCAGTGCGGTGTAGATGCTGGTCTTCTTCGCGATCGAGTGATCCCGCGCCAGATCCGCCGTGCTGGTGCCAATGCCACGCGTGGGCGTATTCAGGATGCGCAGCAGGCTCACGTCGTCATCCGGGTTCGCCATCACGTGCAGATACGCCAGGATGTCCTTCACCTCCCGACGGTCGAAGAAGCTGCGCGCGCCCACAATGCGGTACGGGATCTTCTTCTTGCGGAACTCACTCTCCAGGATGCGGCTCTGGTCATTGGTGCGGAAGAGCACCGCCATGTCGTCAAACTTGTCGCCCTTGCGATTCGCCTCCAGCATCTCATCGCAGATGAGCTCCGCCTCCTCCTTGTCATCCTCCGCGAGGACCAGACGCACCGGCTGCGAGCCAGGGTTCTGGCTCCACAGGCTCTTCGGACGACGGCCCACGTTGTTCTTGATCAGGCTGTTCGCCGTGTGCAGGATCGGGGTGGTACTGCGGTAGTTCTCCTCCAGCTTGATGACCTTCGCCCCGGGGAAGAAGGACTCGAACTCGTTGATGTTCGTGATGTCCGCCCCGCGCCATCCGTAGATGGACTGGTCGTCATCGCCCACCACGCAGATGTTGTAGGGCTTGGCCACCAGGGCCCGCAGCAGACGCATCTGCAGCGTGTTGGTATCCTGGAACTCATCCACCATGGCATAGCGCAACTTCTGCTGCACTTGCTTGCGCACGTCCTCATGCTCCTCCAGCAGCTCCACCGCCTTCAGCAGCAAGTCGTCAAAGTCCATCGCGTTCAAGGCGCGCAGCTCATCCGTGTAGAGCTGTAGCAGCGCGGCATCCAGGCTCTGGGCCGCATCTCCCAGACTGATGCCGTAGTTCTTGGCCTTGCTGATACGGCTCAACGCCACGTTCGCATCCAGGGACTCCTCCTTCGTCATGAGGCGCGCCAGGATCTTCTTCACCAGACTGATCTGCTCGCTCTGGCTGTAGATGCTGAAGTTCGTCTTGTAGCCAATCGCCTCCGCATGCACGCGCAGCAGCTTCATGCAGAACGCGTGGAACGTGCCCAGCGTGATGTCCTTGCCCTTCGCCGGGCCGAGCATGTCCTTCACACGCTCGCGCATTTCATTGGCCGCCTTGTTCGTGAAGGTTACGGAGAGGATGTTCGATGGCGAAATGCCCTCATCCACCATGTGCGCGATGCGCATGGTCACCGTACGCGTCTTGCCCGTGCCCGCACCCGCCAGGATCAGCACCGGGCCGTGAATCGTCTTCACGGCTTCACGTTGCGGCAGGTTGAGCTGGTCAAAGGCGAAGGACATGGGCGGAGAAGTCGGGGGAAATGGGGGGCGCGAAGAATGGGCAGCAGGCTGAAAACTTCAAATGCCAAAGTTCAAACTTCAACCATCAAACTCAAAAGAGAACGCTCGATCCGCGCCATTCCGCATTCCGCATTCCGCATTCCGCATTCCGCATTCCTAATTCCTAATTCCTAATTTACCTCTCACCCCGTTGGCAGGCCGAGCTTGCGCCAGTCCGCCAGCACCTTCGGGTAGATCTCATGTTCCACGGTATGGATGCGCTCCAGCACCGCGTCTGCGGTATCGCCGATGTGAATGGGCACCTTCCCTTGCGCGAGAATGCGGCCACCATCGATCTCCGCGTTCACCAGGTGCACTGTGGCCCCCGTTTCCAGCTCCCCCTCCTCCAGCGCCTGCACCCAGGCCTCCTTGCCCTTGTACTTGGGCAGGAGAGAGGGGTGCACATTGACAATGCGGTCTGCGAACTCCGAGAGCAGCGGGTCTTTCAACACCCGCATGAAGCCCGCCAGCACCACCACCTGCACGTCATGGCGCTTCAGGTGATCGCAAATCTCCTTCTGCGCACTGGCTGGCAGCTTCCAGCCTGCGCCCCCGGCATCCACATGGATCGTGCTCAGCCCAGCCTCCCGCGCCTTGCGGAGAATGCGCGAGTCCGCTTGGTCAGAGATCACCACCCGGATGTCCGCCTCCAGGTGCCCCTCCGCCACCGCGCGATGGATCGCCTCGAAATTGCTCCCGTGGCCCGAACCCAGGATGCCAATGCGCAATGGGCCGGAGTCCTGGGTGGCGGCCCCTCCAGCTCTCTTGCCCGCGGGCGCGGCTGGGCTCTGCGCCCCCTGAGCCTGCCCCTGCTCCCCGGCCTTCACCCGTTTCAGCGTCGCCGTAGTGGAGCGTCCCGGCACCAGCGGCAGGATCTTGATCTCCGCCCCCACCTGGTCCAGCGCCGCCTTTTCCTCCGGATTCAGCGTCTCCACCGTGTAGTCGCCCCCTTTGGCGTACACATGCGGGGCAATGGCCTCGATCAGCTTCGTCACCCGCGGCTCTTCGAACTTCACCACCGCGTTCACGCACTCCAGCGCCATCAGGATCTCTGCGCGGTCCTCCTCCGTATTCACCGGGCGGGTCGGCCCCTTCAGTTCCCGCACGGAGGCGTCCGAGTTCAACGCCACCACCAGGGCATCCCCCAGCGCCCGCGCCTGGCGCAGGTAGCGCACATGCCCCGCATGCAGCAGGTCGAAGCACCCGTTCGTGAACACCAGCTTCTGCCCAAGTGCCTCAAGCTGAGCCCGGAACTCCCGCACCTGGTCCACAGTGCACAGCCAGGTTTCGGGTTCGAAGTCTTGCAAGGGATCAGTCATGGGCGGCAGTGGCTACAGGGGGTCTGGGTGGGGTGCGAGGTGGGAAAAAGGGGCGACATACTGCCGCAGGATGGGGCGAGTTCAAGTCTCGGTAAATCGGTGGGGCGGTGATCCGGTAATTCAGTAAACCGGTGATTCGTCGGCAGGGAGGCGGCATCGCGAGCCCTGAGCTCAGGTCTTGTGTCTCCCGCGCAGCACCCCCAAAGGCAGACATCTGAAGCTTGAACGACGAACCGCTTCCAGGTTATTGGAAACGCACCGGATCTCCCGGAAATCTCGCCATGCATTGGATGCCGTCAGCCGCGAGGCTGACGCACTGAAGTGCTGGACTACTTTGCCTGCTGCGGCTGCCCCTTCTCCATCACGCCTCCACCGCCCTGCCCACACTTCAAGGTTCAATGAAACCACCGCTCCACCGCTCCACCGCTCCACCGCTCCACCGCTCCACCGCTCCACCGCTCCACCGCTCCACCGCTCCACCGCTCCACCGCTCCACCGCTCCACCGCTCCACCGCTCCACCGCTCCACCACTCCACCACTCCACCACTCCACCACTCCACCACTCCACCACTCCACCACTCCACCACTCCACCACTCCACCACTCCACCACTCCACCACTCCACCACTCCACCACTCCACCACTCCACCACTCCACCACTCCACCACTCCACCACTCCACCACTCCACCGCTCCACCGCTCCACCGCTCCACCACTCCACCACTCCACCACTCCACCACTCCACCACTCCACCACTCCACCACTCCACCACCCCACGCCCCATTCACCCACCCGACGGAACAACTTTTGCTTGCACCGGCCACTTTAGTCACCATAGTTATTACGCCAAGTCATAGTCGCAAATCCTCATCAATACCAGCCTGCGTGCTGGAGAATCCGGAACTGACTGCATCGATATGATCGACCTCGTCAAATCTGTGGCGCTGGACCTGCGTGCCGCGTTGGGCATGCTGTTCACCCGGCCGTTGAGAGTGCTTTGTTACCTGTATATCATGCGGGTCCCGGTGCTGACACTCGGCATCATGATCTTGTTCCCGTTGCTGTCGTGGCTCGGGCCGCTGCGGGCGCTCACGGTGGGAGCCTATGAAGTGGAGTCCTTTGCCCAGGCCTTGCTCGCGACTCTCGGGTTCGTCCTTGCCGGGGGCAGTGCGTACTCCGTCGCCAGCGCCTTTGCAGAGGGCGTGGGCCTGCGCTACCCCGGCGCAGCCTATGACACCTCCCGGCGGGCCCTCCGGTGGTGGCGGCTGGCAGTGGGTGTCGCCGTTCTGGGGAACATCTGCTGGATGCTCGCCGCCTCCCAGCACAGCGTGGATCCCACCTTCACCGCGCTCATTGCTGATCCGGGTGCCAGTTGGTGGTGGCTCCTGGCCGGAAGCCTCGTCGGACTGCTCGTCGCCACCCTGATGGGCGGCACCCCGTGGCTGAAAGCCCGGCTCTTCCACCCTATCCTGACCTGGCTGGGCAAAATGAAGTTGGGCGGCCTCGCGGGCTTTCTGGTCCGCGGTGGCCTGCTCGGCTGGCTGGCCACCCAGGTGGGCAAGACCGCGGCGGGCAACCGGCTGGCGAAGTTTTATCAGTTCATGGGGGCCAGCGCTGGCGTCATCACCCCCGCCGTGCCGGGGGCTCCCGTGACGCTTGAGAGAGGCCAGCCCCGCGCCCATGCCTACGCCCTGCTCACCCTTGGCGCCCTCCTGCTCGTCATCGTCACCGGCTTCCTCAGGCATGCCCTGGCCCCGGTGACCGCCATCTTCCTGCTCTTCACCGTCGTCATCTATGTCGGCACCGGCCTGACCTACCTGCTGGACCTCTATCGCGTGCCGCTCATCCTCACCGTAGTCGCCTACTGCACCCTCATGACGCAGTGGCGGGAGAGCGACCACTTCTACGCCATCTACCCCAGACCCAAGTCGGCCATCGAGTCCGAGTCGGGCGTGCTGGCACTCACCACCACCCCACACCGGGCGGTGCAATCTGCAGAACTCGCCGCCCAAGTGGATCCCCCTCCAGACACCGGCCGATCATCCGCCGCCGCCCCTCCCACGGTGGTTCAAGGAGAGAACCTCTACTTTCACAAGGACGGGAACGAATCCCTGGGGCTCCCGGCACAGATGCTCGGCCGCCACGGCCGGGAGCACCCAGACACCCCCTTCGTCGTGCTGAGCCTGGCAGGAGGGGGCATCCAGGCCGCAGCATGGCCCCTCGCCCTGCTGGAGGAGATCGAAACCAGCCTGCAGACGGCGGACCCGCACAGCACCCCCTTCCACCAGCAGGTGCGCATGATCAGCGGCGTCTCCGGAGGCAGCGTCGGTGCCATGTACTATGCCCATGCCTACAGCTTCGCCTCTCCCCAAGGAGGTGTCACCTCCCCAGGCACCACCTCCCAGGGTGGCATCCCCCTCCGGGCCGCCACCCTGGCCGCCCAGTCCAGCAGTCTGGCGGAGGTCACCCTCGCCATCCTGCGCGATGACTTCCGCAAGATCGCCTTCCCCTTCCTCGTCCGGGAAAACGGCGGCCAGGTGCTCAAGGATCGGGGTGAGGCGCTGGAGCGCAGCTTCTCAGAGAACGCGGAGCTCCGCTTCGGCGCTGGCCCGCGCCTGGCCGACGCCTCCCTCTCCTCCTGGGGTCAGGACGCGCTGGAGGGGCAGCGGCCCGCCCTCATTCTCAACGGCACCGTCGTGGAGACAGGCGAGCGGATCAGCTTCTCCACCGTCCACACCTCACAGGAGCCCACCTCCGGCGGATGGGTTGAGTTCAGCCGACGGTACAATGCCGACATCGCCCTGCCCACCGCCGCCCGGCTCTCCGCCACCTTCCCCCTCGTGAGCCCCGCCGCACGCCCCGCCATCAGTGATCACGAGTGGAAGGAGGTCAACATCATCCCCGGCCAGGAGAACTGGGCCTCCTTTCCCAACGGCTGCAGCCTCCTCCACGTGGTGGACGGCGGGTACTATGAAACTAGCGGCGTGGTGGGAGCCCTGGCCTGGCTCGATGAGGCCCTGACCCAGCTCTCCAGCATCGCCGACTACCGGGCCGCCCTCCACCTCCCGCCGCCGCAGCACCAGTTCAAGATGCCCAGCCGCATCATCTTCATCGCCATGAGCGGATTTCCTGAACCGCCGGCCAACACCTGCAAGGATGAAGGGAAGTCCACCGCCGGTTCCGTCTTCGACGCCGTCTCGCCCATCATCGCCGCCGTGGGAGTGCGCCAGGGCACCCAGAAGTACTATCCCGATGCCCTCCTCAAGATCTTCAAGTCAAGGTGGGACAGGCACGCCTCAGGCGTACGGTTCGACTACACCCGCATTCTCCCGGAGATCCCCTTGGAGGACTGGAACAACGAGCCCGCCAGCACCTCGGGATACCTCCCCCAGGCACCTCCGCTTTCATGGCATCTCCGTGCCTCAGAGCAGGCCCACATCGCAGCGCAGATGAAGTCCGACAGCACCCGCAAGCTGATCGCAAAAATACGCACCCTCATCACCGAAAGCCCCTCCGCCCCACCCACCTCGCCATGAATACAAGACGCAGCAGGTACTGGTTGTTCTGGTGGGCGCTGGTCGTTCTCATTTGCTACACCGTGTACCTCTCCGGAGCCGCCAGCTGGAGCCCCACCATGAAGAAGCACACCGGGCTGGGCTTCACAGACGACGTCACCAGCCCCGTCATCGCCATGGGGCTGGCAGACGATCCTGGCGAGTTTCACGGCGTGCTTGGCATCTCCGCGAAGCAGGCCAGCCCCTCGGGCTCCTCCGCGGAA contains these protein-coding regions:
- a CDS encoding GNAT family N-acetyltransferase, with translation MQSALSETEGPRLFAVRDPATGFALQKCSHLPFCSFDCGDADLNEWFRQDVVASTARLMTQTYALFHEGDTETLALVSVCNDAVRLEDLRDNISIPEGKRHDWPAVKIARLGVLRELQRNNLGSHAINLLKRMFITENRTGCRIMTVDAYNKRDVIKFYSRNGFELLVDRDQGNPTRAMWFDLFKVVEEMAIPQLA
- a CDS encoding HesB/IscA family protein, translated to MTAPAPAPTYKIGNEKLIKILPNASDRLLGLLKKQGRAEHGALRIAVVGGGCSGLQYKMDLVDGPAHRDIMVISSDVRVVIDPKSALFVSGSELDYSDDLQSGGFKVKNPNAVVTCSCGESFAA
- a CDS encoding ATP-dependent helicase, coding for MSFAFDQLNLPQREAVKTIHGPVLILAGAGTGKTRTVTMRIAHMVDEGISPSNILSVTFTNKAANEMRERVKDMLGPAKGKDITLGTFHAFCMKLLRVHAEAIGYKTNFSIYSQSEQISLVKKILARLMTKEESLDANVALSRISKAKNYGISLGDAAQSLDAALLQLYTDELRALNAMDFDDLLLKAVELLEEHEDVRKQVQQKLRYAMVDEFQDTNTLQMRLLRALVAKPYNICVVGDDDQSIYGWRGADITNINEFESFFPGAKVIKLEENYRSTTPILHTANSLIKNNVGRRPKSLWSQNPGSQPVRLVLAEDDKEEAELICDEMLEANRKGDKFDDMAVLFRTNDQSRILESEFRKKKIPYRIVGARSFFDRREVKDILAYLHVMANPDDDVSLLRILNTPTRGIGTSTADLARDHSIAKKTSIYTALKDPAFQALLTQRMQMLVGNFIDFIDLFKAHAAQPMVELAPLAEKLIVEVGYRDYLAKLAKTPTDVENWEIGLKMLKQSLTWFDERDNKGSLQDFLDETSLNDDREEKDDITKKTGVCLITMHASKGLEFPIVWLPGLEEGILPHKRSIEEGTKDEERRLFYVGITRAMRRLTLSHCRYRMKWGQKQTCMPSSFLKELDKKHVEVFDHAAYMKEDLSAEDAADFFASLRRQMS
- the purN gene encoding phosphoribosylglycinamide formyltransferase is translated as MTDPLQDFEPETWLCTVDQVREFRAQLEALGQKLVFTNGCFDLLHAGHVRYLRQARALGDALVVALNSDASVRELKGPTRPVNTEEDRAEILMALECVNAVVKFEEPRVTKLIEAIAPHVYAKGGDYTVETLNPEEKAALDQVGAEIKILPLVPGRSTTATLKRVKAGEQGQAQGAQSPAAPAGKRAGGAATQDSGPLRIGILGSGHGSNFEAIHRAVAEGHLEADIRVVISDQADSRILRKAREAGLSTIHVDAGGAGWKLPASAQKEICDHLKRHDVQVVVLAGFMRVLKDPLLSEFADRIVNVHPSLLPKYKGKEAWVQALEEGELETGATVHLVNAEIDGGRILAQGKVPIHIGDTADAVLERIHTVEHEIYPKVLADWRKLGLPTG